The Collinsella aerofaciens genomic interval GTGCATGCAACATGCTAGAAACCGCTTACGTCCGAACGCTCCCAGCTAGCAACCTGGTCGGGAGACACCGTACCCAGCGCCTCGAACTTCCAGGAGCCGCCCGCCTTCAGATGATTGGTGTTTGCAAGAGCCGTTCCAACCTGGTTGCCATCGGCATCGTACAGAACATATTCAATCTGAATGTAGCTCTTTTCCTTGTCCGTGTTATTGGTCAGCGTGCCCGTGATCTTATAGGTAAACTGATTGGAAGTGTCTTCAGCCTCGTCAGCAATGGTATACGGTTCTTGCGGTTCTTTTCGCTCCTCAGCCTGCTGTGTCGTCTCGGCAGGTTTTGCCGAATCGCTCGCAGACGAATCGGTTGAGTTGTCGCCCATAGAGCCCACGGCACCGACAATAACCAGCACCACGATGATGCCTAGGACAATCTTGCCGATCGGCTTCTTTCCCTCTTTTGCCATTATTCATCCTTCCTACGATCCGGCTACCGTGCCGGCACACAGCACATCGTAGGAAGGATTGAACTTGAATTCATTAGCTGAGAGCTAAGGCTGCGGTAAACGGCCAATGCAGTTATCCAAACGTTGAGCAAACGCACTTTGCGCAACCGTCTGCTGGCAGCGCATCAACCCACCGTGACGGATTCCCCGGTAAAGGCACTGATCATCAACAGGACAAAGAACACCAGGTAGCTGACACTCAGCAAGTACGCAATAATCAGGAAGACGACCCAGCCGACATTGGTTTTACCGTCGGCACGGCGTTGCTCGCGATTACGGCAAAGCCAAATCGTCACGCCAATGGCCACAATCAGCAACACGAGTGCCGCTGCTGCCAACCCGGCAAGCGCAAACATCACGCCAATGCTCACAGCAATAACCGGAAGCAGCAGCAAGCCGCAGCCACACCCACCGGGACTATAAACGGCAGACTGTCGGCATCGCCTCATCGCCGCGCCACCCCCATCATCTTTGAGCACTACAGTGCGATGGCCTGCTGAACAGGAACGATCTTGC includes:
- a CDS encoding FxLYD domain-containing protein, with protein sequence MAKEGKKPIGKIVLGIIVVLVIVGAVGSMGDNSTDSSASDSAKPAETTQQAEERKEPQEPYTIADEAEDTSNQFTYKITGTLTNNTDKEKSYIQIEYVLYDADGNQVGTALANTNHLKAGGSWKFEALGTVSPDQVASWERSDVSGF